A window of the Henckelia pumila isolate YLH828 chromosome 3, ASM3356847v2, whole genome shotgun sequence genome harbors these coding sequences:
- the LOC140893571 gene encoding uncharacterized protein — protein sequence MEKLLLNPYDKECMRKAMLRHEQTFRDQVNELHRLYRTQKILMKDLATSHPSRPNDHSRALEFVEPENIAGEYSGVEDDQSSDLELTLGPRSYCQKNIKAAEPGTDLSGFSSTSCMKRSTSTKEGKFQSQELDNSHWVFQVLSLNMTS from the exons ATGGAGAAGCTGCTTCTAAATCCATATGACAAGGAGTGCATGAGAAAGGCAATGTTGAGGCATGAGCAAACATTTCGGGATCAg GTGAATGAACTTCATCGTCTGTATCGAACGCAGAAGATACTGATGAAAGATCTTGCTACATCGCATCCCAGCCGGCCGAATGATCATTCCAGGGCCCTGGAATTTGTTGAGCCGGAGAATATCGCCGGAGAATATAGCGGAGTTGAAGATGATCAAAGTAGTGATCTTGAGCTAACTTTAGGCCCGAGAAGCTATTGCCAGAAGAATATTAAAGCAGCTGAGCCAGGTACCGATTTGTCGGGTTTTTCTTCAACTAGCTGTATGAAGAGATCCACATCAACAAAGGAAGGCAAGTTTCAGAGTCAAGAATTGGATAATTCCCATTGGGTTTTCCAGGTTTTAAGCTTGAATATGACTTCATGA
- the LOC140890463 gene encoding LOW QUALITY PROTEIN: BTB/POZ domain-containing protein SR1IP1-like (The sequence of the model RefSeq protein was modified relative to this genomic sequence to represent the inferred CDS: inserted 2 bases in 1 codon), protein MVDLDQEQNTYNDXMSAKKKDLSTAMERTTEWIFSQEVPSDLTVTAGGTSFSLHKFPLVSKCGYMRQKLSESDDTEHSTVEIPDIPGGGEAFELVAKFCYGINFEITTENIAMLRCAAEYLQMTEEHSVGNLISRTESYINEVSLKSLSGAIHILHSSENLLPIAEKVRLVSRSIDTISTVACKDSQFCAPIRPDSGTNDLIPSTTGHSSKPVVDWWAEDLAVLRIDMFQRVLIAMMARGFKQHALAPILMLYAQKSLRGLEIFGKGRKKIHPKQEHEKRVVLETIVSLLPRGKNVMSVSFLSMLLRASICLETTVSCRLDLEKRMASQLAQAVLDDLLIPSYLLTGDTLFDVETVQRITTYFFEFEREVKKMGYNADEDTSPRPSANEKERVTRLIEAYLSEVASDRNLSVSKFVTLAELIPEQSRISEDGMYRAIDIFLKAHPGLSDMEKKKVCSIMDCQKLSREACAHAAQNDRLPVQTVVQVLYHQQQRLREATDGSQSTESPALPPTQNPSTIDIHPVQDEASSLRQQNQDLKQELVKMKMRLEEIERSSDSNTTPAVASPMAISRAATGEKKPSFMGSVSRKLGRFIRFDGIIPSSRGRNRPGKDRRHSIS, encoded by the exons ATGGTGGATCTTGACCAGGAGCAGAACACATATAACGA TATGTCTGCTAAGAAAAAGGATCTTTCTACTGCAATGGAGAGGACCACCGAATG GATCTTTTCCCAAGAAGTTCCCAGCGATTTAACTGTGACTGCTGGAGGAACTTCCTTTTCTTTGCATAAG TTTCCTTTGGTCTCAAAATGTGGATACATGAGGCAAAAACTCTCAGAATCGGACGACACCGAGCATTCCACAGTCGAAATCCCCGACATTCCTGGCGGTGGAGAAGCATTCGAACTAGTGGCAAAGTTCTGCTACGGAATAAACTTCGAAATCACCACAGAGAACATAGCCATGCTTAGATGTGCAGCCGAGTACCTTCAAATGACAGAGGAACACTCGGTGGGAAATTTGATCAGCCGAACCGAATCTTACATAAACGAAGTGTCTTTAAAGAGCCTCTCAGGCGCGATACACATTCTACATTCTTCTGAAAACCTTCTTCCCATAGCAGAAAAGGTACGCCTTGTGAGCAGAAGCATTGATACAATTTCGACAGTGGCGTGCAAGGACAGCCAGTTCTGTGCACCGATCAGGCCGGATAGTGGCACGAATGACTTGATTCCCTCGACGACTGGACATAGCTCAAAACCTGTTGTCGACTGGTGGGCAGAAGATTTGGCGGTGTTGCGAATTGATATGTTCCAAAGGGTCCTCATTGCTATGATGGCGAGGGGATTCAAGCAACACGCCCTTGCACCGATACTAATGCTATATGCACAGAAGTCTCTTCGAGGTTTG GAGATATTTGGGAAGGGTAGGAAGAAGATCCACCCAAAACAAGAACATGAGAAAAGGGTGGTTTTAGAAACAATAGTCAGCCTTCTTCCCAGAGGAAAAAACGTGATGTCAGTTAGCTTCTTGTCGATGCTTCTTCGCGCTTCAATATGTTTAGAAACAACAGTTTCTTGCCGGCTTGATTTGGAGAAGAGAATGGCCTCTCAACTGGCACAGGCCGTGCTAGATGATCTGTTGATCCCATCTTATTTGTTGACAGGCGATACGTTGTTCGATGTTGAGACCGTGCAACGGATCACAACTTACTTTTTTGAGTTTGAAAGAGAGGTGAAAAAAATGGGATACAATGCGGATGAAGATACTAGTCCCCGCCCTTCTGCAAACGAGAAGGAACGCGTAACGCGACTGATAGAGGCCTACCTCTCTGAAGTCGCTTCTGATCGAAATTTATCAGTTTCGAAATTTGTTACTCTTGCAGAACTTATCCCTGAACAATCCAGGATATCAGAAGATGGTATGTACCGGGCCATCGACATTTTCTTGAAG GCTCATCCTGGCTTAAGTGACATGGAGAAAAAGAAAGTATGCAGCATAATGGACTGCCAAAAACTATCCCGCGAGGCATGTGCTCACGCAGCGCAAAACGACAGGCTCCCGGTTCAGACCGTCGTCCAAGTTCTTTACCACCAGCAACAACGGTTAAGGGAAGCGACGGATGGTAGCCAAAGTACTGAATCCCCAGCCCTTCCACCAACTCAGAATCCCTCCACTATCGACATTCACCCCGTACAAGACGAGGCCTCGTCTCTACGCCAGCAAAATCAGGACTTAAAACAGGAGCTGGTGAAGATGAAAATGAGATTAGAGGAAATTGAAAGAAGTTCAGATAGTAATACTACGCCAGCTGTTGCTAGTCCCATGGCGATCAGCCGAGCCGCGACGGGTGAGAAGAAACCGTCGTTCATGGGCTCTGTTTCCAGAAAACTTGGTAGGTTCATTCGTTTTGATGGGATCATACCGAGTTCCAGAGGTAGAAATCGACCTGGTAAAGATAGGAGACACTCCATATCATGA